From the Prunus dulcis chromosome 4, ALMONDv2, whole genome shotgun sequence genome, one window contains:
- the LOC117626714 gene encoding 60S ribosomal protein L32-1 translates to MAVPLLNKAIVKKRVKQFKRPQSDRKVSVKTNWRRPKGIDSRVRRKFKGCTLMPNIGYGSDKKTRHYLPNHFKKFVVHNAKELELLMMHNRTYCAEIAHNVSTRKRKEIVERAAQLDVVVTNKLARLRSQEDE, encoded by the exons ATGGCGGTGCCGCTGCTGAATAAGGCTATCGTGAAGAAGAGGGTCAAGCAGTTCAAAAGGCCCCAAAGCGACCGCAAGGTCTCCGTCAAG ACGAATTGGAGGAGACCAAAGGGTATTGATTCTCGTGTAAGAAGAAAGTTCAAGGGATGCACTTTGATGCCCAACATTGGTTATGGCTCTGACAAGAAGACTCGCCATTATCTTCCTAATCATTTCAAGAAGTTTGTTGTGCACAACGCGAAGGAACTTGAGCTGTTGATGATGCACAACAG GACCTACTGCGCGGAGATTGCACACAATGTGTCCACgaggaagaggaaagaaaTTGTTGAGAGAGCAGCCCAGCTTGATGTTGTTGTTACCAACAAGCTGGCCAGGCTACGCAGCCAGGAGGATGAATGA